A genomic segment from Aspergillus puulaauensis MK2 DNA, chromosome 1, nearly complete sequence encodes:
- a CDS encoding cullin family protein (COG:D;~EggNog:ENOG410PGFA;~InterPro:IPR036317,IPR001373,IPR036388,IPR036390, IPR019559,IPR016159,IPR016158,IPR016157;~PFAM:PF10557,PF00888;~go_component: GO:0031461 - cullin-RING ubiquitin ligase complex [Evidence IEA];~go_function: GO:0031625 - ubiquitin protein ligase binding [Evidence IEA];~go_process: GO:0006511 - ubiquitin-dependent protein catabolic process [Evidence IEA]), protein MQQNSRGAPEQRSGKRKVPSKRKLTDQEESPQQPPNQQATISELLHRNKAQDELPSPTTKRVRASLSSLPPNQPGSGEMYSFSNAGSKPSGPNTGGPVLSNSALQPRPGNAPSHQSNFTPHTGAKRLVVKNLKTGGRLNRDSYFDKVWGQLDAALSAIFSGGKPEISLEELYKGAENVCRQGRAAELSRRLQERCREHVVGKLHDFLVDKAQMGSNIDTLRSVVEGWKVWQSMLVTVRWIFYYLDQSFLLHSKEHPVIREMGLIQFRQHIYSDSTLQQKILQGACDLVAADRNEDHRILADSSLLRDSIELFHGLDVYVSGLEPVLIAGSKEFFSLWAEQEASGYLASYVENSHRLIEHEMNRCEQFSFNKTTKQKLSELLDQTLVTDQEDVLLNQKDILGLLRVGNKVALAQLYTLLERKDLGAKLKGAFSAYIVEEGTGIVFDEEKDAEMVARLLDFKKQLDNIWNESFRRNEDLGHTLREAFETFMNKGKKSDSTGGTDNPKTGEMIAKYVDRLLRGGWRLAPTREAEDMPLADEDAEINRQLDQVLDLFRFVHGKAVFEAFYKNDLARRLLMGRSASDDAEKSMLSRLKIECGSSFTHNLESMFKDMEVARDEMGAYSSIQRERQTPLPVDLHVSVLSQSAWPTYLDVPVRIPPEIATAISDFGRFYDSKYNGRKLTWKHQLAHCQIRARFPKGNKELVVSSFQAVVLLLFNELPDGGTLSYRQIQEATTLSDKELTRTLQSLACAKYRVLSKKPKGRDVNETDEFAYNPTFTDPKMRIKINQIQLKETKEENKTTHERVAADRHYETQAAIVRIMKSRKSITHAELVAEVIKATRSRGVLDPSDIKKNIEKLIEKDYMERDDGNRYQYVA, encoded by the exons ATGCAGCAGAACTCGAGGGGCGCCCCCGAGCAGAGGAGCGGTAAGCGCAAGGTTCCTAGCAAGAGGAAGCTTACCGATCAGGAGGAATCGCCCCAACAACCTCCAAATCAGCAAGCGACCATCTCGGAGCTCCTCCACCGGAACAAAGCGCAAGACGAACTTCCATCGCCAACGACCAAGCGAGTGCGAGCATCTCTCTCGTCCCTACCACCGAACCAACCCGGCTCCGGCGAAATGTACAGCTTCTCAAACGCAGGATCAAAACCGAGTGGTCCGAATACTGGAGGCCCTGTCTTGTCGAATTCCGCCCTCCAGCCTCGCCCTGGCAATGCGCCATCCCATCAGAGCAACTTCACGCCGCATACTGGAGCGAAGAGACTGGTTGTGAAGAATTTGAAGACGGGCGGCCGCTTAAATCGGGATTCATACTTTGATAAAGTGTGGGGTCAATTAGATGCGGCCTTATCGGCAATCTTTAGTGGCGGGAAGCCGGAGATATCACTCGAGGAGCTATACAAGGGGGCCGAGAATGTATGTCGTCAGGGCCGGGCTGCGGAGCTGTCAAGGCGGCTTCAAGAACGATGTCGGGAGCATGTTGTAGGGAAATTACATGATTTTCTAGTCGACAAGGCCCAGATGGGATCCAATATCGATACATTGAGGTCTGTGGTAGAGGGGTGGAAAGTATGGCAGTCAATGTTG GTTACCGtgcgctggatcttctaTTACCTTGACCAgtcctttctccttcactCCAAAGAACATCCCGTAATTCGAGAGATGGGATTAATACAGTTCCGACAGCATATATACTCCGATTCCACATTACAACAAAAGATACTCCAGGGCGCCTGTGATCTCGTCGCTGCGGATCGCAACGAGGACCACAGAATCCTTGCCGACTCCTCACTTCTTCGGGATTCTATTGAACTATTCCACGGTCTTGATGTTTATGTTTCCGGGTTAGAACCTGTGCTTATTGCGGGTTCGAAGGAATTTTTTTCCCTGTGGGCTGAACAAGAAGCATCCGGATATCTCGCGTCATATGTGGAAAATAGCCATCGCTTGATTGAGCACGAGATGAATCGTTGTGAACAATTTTCGTTCAACAAGACCACTAAACAGAAGCTGTCTGAACTGCTCGACCAAACTCTAGTAACAGACCAGGAAGATGTCTTGTTGAATCAGAAAGACATTCTTGGTTTGCTGCGAGTAGGGAACAAAGTTGCTCTAGCACAACTTTACACACTCCTTGAGCGAAAGGATCTTGGCGCCAAACTGAAAGGCGCCTTCAGCGCATACATTGTGGAGGAAGGGACGGGCATCGTTTtcgatgaagagaaagatgCGGAAATGGTGGCCCGTTTGTTGGACTTTAAGAAGCAACTTGACAATATCTGGAATGAATCATTCCGTCGAAATGAAGATCTCGGTCACACTCTCCGCGAGGCCTTTGAGACTTTCATGAACAAGGGCAAAAAGTCGGACTCCACGGGTGGTACTGACAACCCGAAGACCGGGGAGATGATTGCGAAATACGTAGACAGGCTTCTccggggaggatggagactAGCCCCTAcgcgagaagcagaggaCATGCCACTCgcggatgaagatgcggagaTCAACCGACAGTTAGATCAGGTGTTAGACCTGTTCCGCTTCGTCCATGGAAAGGCTGTCTTCGAGGCTTTCTACAAAAATGACCTTGCGCGTCGCCTCTTGATGGGCAGAAGCGCAAGCGATGATGCAGAGAAGAGCATGTTATCAAGGCTCAAGATAG AATGCGGCTCGAGTTTCACGCACAACCTCGAATCCATGTTCAAAGATATGGAAGTCGCTCGGGATGAGATGGGTGCTTATAGTTCCATTCAGCGAGAGCGACAAACTCCTCTTCCAGTTGATTTGCACGTCAGTGTGCTATCCCAGTCGGCATGGCCAACATACTTGGATGTCCCAGTGCGGATACCGCCGGAGATCGCAACCGCCATCAGCGACTTTGGGAGGTTCTACGACAGCAAATACAATGGTCGGAAGCTCACATGGAAGCACCAGCTAGCACACTGTCAGATACGGGCAAGGTTTCCGAAAGGAAACAAGGAACTTGTCGTCAGTTCATTCCAGGCGGTTGTGCTACTCTTATTCAATGAACTCCCAGATGGGGGCACACTTAGCTATCGCCAGATCCAAGAGGCCACCACACTAT CGGACAAAGAGCTTACGCGGACGCTCCAGTCTCTTGCATGCGCCAAATACCGAGTTCTCAGCAAGAAGCCTAAAGGTCGGGATGTTAATGAGACCGACGAGTTTGCTTACAATCCAACGTTCACCGACCCGAAAATGCGAATCAAGATtaaccagatccagctgAAGGAGACGAAAGAGGAGAACAAGACGACTCATGAACGGGTCGCTGCTGATCGTCACTACGAGACTCAAGCAGCAATTGTGCGGATAATGAAAAGCCGTAAGAGCATCACACACGCCGAACTGGTGGCGGAAGTCATCAAGGCGACGCGGAGCCGCGGTGTTCTTGACCCATCGGATATCAAGAAGAATATTGAGAA GTTGATCGAGAAAGATTACATGGAGCGCGACGATGGAAACAGATATCAATATGTAGCCTAA
- a CDS encoding Gfo/Idh/MocA family protein (COG:G,Q;~EggNog:ENOG410PKW7;~InterPro:IPR036291,IPR000683;~PFAM:PF01408;~go_function: GO:0016491 - oxidoreductase activity [Evidence IEA]), with amino-acid sequence MGSTDTSLPNLRWGIIGTGLISSWFTKDITIPRKSPSATHSIQAIGSSSLEKGNAFLTKHLPALSPKPTVYPNYNGVYTDPAVDIIYIGTPHGLHRQHCLDAIAHGKHILCEKAFTLNASEAREVLAAAKAKGVFIMEAMWTRFHPLASKLHQALYTDKVIGDVRRIFCDFGLDMDIAALPADSRLKDPGMGAGSLLDIGIYALTWGLLTLDSELKERPRVTATQVLRDGIDIASSFILHYPSTGRQGILTSTTEARTPEVFMKIEGSEGYITVEGPAASSPRAFTVYPKIDSTGKSAEKKGRRHEFELEGMGFYFEADAVAGSISRGEKENEIMSHGETVRVLEILDEIRAQGGARFPQEGQA; translated from the exons ATGGGCTCTACCGACACATCCCTTCCGAACCTCCGCTGGGGCATAATCG GAACGGGACTCATCTCCTCCTGGTTCACAAAAGACATAACCATTCCTCGCAAATCTCCCTCCGCAACGCACAGCATCCAGGCAATcggctcctcctcgctcgagAAAGGCAACGCCTTCCTCACAAAACACCTGCCAGCCCTTTCTCCTAAACCAACAGTATACCCCAACTATAACGGGGTTTACACTGACCCCGCCGTCGACATAATCTACATCGGCACCCCCCACGGCCTCCACAGACAGCACTGCCTCGACGCAATCGCTCACGGAAAACACATCCTGTGCGAGAAAGCATTCACACTCAATGCCTCTGAAGCGCGCGAGgtcctcgccgccgcaaagGCCAAGGGCGTCTTCATCATGGAAGCCATGTGGACGCGATTCCACCCGCTAGCCTCCAAGCTGCATCAAGCCCTCTATACCGACAAGGTAATCGGCGACGTCCGCCGCATCTTCTGCGATTTTGGGCTCGACATGGATATTGCGGCGTTGCCTGCTGACTCGCGGTTGAAAGACCCGGGAATGGGCGCTGGGAGCTTGCTGGATATTGGCATCTATGCGTTGACTTGGGGGTTACTCACCCTTGATTCGGAGCTAAAGGAGAGACCGCGCGTCACTGCGACTCAGGTACTTAGGGATGGAATTGATATTGCCTCGTCGTTTATACTTCATTACCCATCCACAGGTCGCCAGGGTATCCTGACGTCTACAACGGAAGCTAGGACTCCGGAAGTGTTTATGAAGATTGAGGGAAGCGAGGGATATATAACCGTTGAGGGACCAGCGGCGTCATCGCCGCGTGCTTTCACAGTTTATCCTAAGATTGACAGCACGGGCAAAAGtgcggagaagaaagggaggAGGCATGAGTTTGAGCTGGAGGGAATGGGGTTCTACTTCGAGGCTGATGCAGTGGCGGGGAGTATTAGCCggggggagaaagagaatgaGATTATGAGCCATGGCGAGACGGTAAGAGTTTTGGAAATTCTTGATGAGATTAGGGCTCAGGGTGGGGCGAGGTTTCCTCAGGAGGGGCAGGCTTAG
- a CDS encoding nuclear pore complex Nup192/Nup205 family protein (BUSCO:EOG092604ML;~COG:O;~EggNog:ENOG410PG1D;~InterPro:IPR021827;~PFAM:PF11894;~go_component: GO:0005643 - nuclear pore [Evidence IEA]) — MDSAESLVGLRGLYQDLSALSDSSLVNIDRLRVELETHIHAFRSLLDKPAKSNASRQSVLSGKITINDVEYSVNEGFQQGALQVADALDIDELVASLLFLRAQEAAPLLDRPPVIVAIIQFHERRHFLLESLRLIFQESFEVEREATQETMQEMLAHVVEIKDGQLRNASLFTRKCLKSMEDIERWLALLGEQIQKVSLVGEAEDQDIMEAIEHQRTTLFQQHESLGAIICYLFKGPYTSSEDLRILLNHLRKIDRFDGMLIHYVPSIISSFVQHGSPERSGNYNDARSLNTTILAAKDGQNWRLQTFHSTVIALWLAVYSGWDYDGPSSAPPGVDLEKEAEERTKTFMSALDDGGLDLLVAICSGVSGEEWNDPVRSELVTMLLRESASSMRESGWATPEADPCSSYLKVLLMENFEAFAESCVANMPDAVRKLKTEEDSQRLDQITALRDGLTSNLHRSLVEARTHLESFLLIMAFAFEGRPDAAQEFWADPDGNLYGFLQWASKRQTVPRVSAFCELLCSISGGEDNAASAHRFLLEEDKFMSSKFKRSTSMNWSQMFAELQIYATRVTEKPTTTQTIQRARKFEPADTSEPESPVMLSCYLRLLGHLSRQSTTVREWMLHHPSFNIVSTLLTLCSGPLPSHLRATVFQALAGLMTDRSALSGNEMWLSIDQWISSGAMSASAHNKVPLVSNPLVWHEQQAFEKIGESFDQANAFIVLILSLVAPANDSAAYHLWLPFPESLGSSYRMPGIEPYIDFILGQALSRKVPDLNERQSRLLTHNSLDFVLTCLKSFNEPLVTALSGASATPEPSLKTSTLLTYVRLHPFARIAEWLYNEDVIKAIFATADQTVAEISKAPSDSILVSSLVKSIEVMYMIMDLQSTYFNIVRPFIKSQPGSRLNVANSSLSAFEDCVLNNLQIIPNLCLYCSTGHQQLTVTSMALLEKLSSSERLNKLSSPELSRWRSSNKIVEVLSTEVDADAVSRPFVLQMQPDPRELDSGPLASGYIIRQSLLQLLNSCLDMISDRPTVAHMLLGFGCVGNLLDVSPDGLFDNGTSLLHAILAYVQSYPGELDGNIVPWMLHSKRTAFEVLKHLWSSKISSYYTLAEMRASGFLVSLFASQPLVGPTTEWDGLPLAAEDFWVCESTVALAEFLLFRSCLFDYAATEIRSAAKLGSPTLLENILSTLFGSSILDNGEVLPNPTVFDLFDFADLDIQFHALTPDVEFLAGLNIDVCAKPQADGSFALYDIPQVEALVQARKEDRLADNELRPQDVELFDAEGESLTLFLQATNQSRIINFNRRMALRSWAELLTTILTCCEFEGGRKLTFILHSIQLTLPKLEGAIEENLPEGLELARLAETLVEHLEPTPTKSTPPRRNGDIVDEKLHQLFQICTRGIVLSTGSVHLKETFYNICALYIARIASPSTGNDSMRQHCQQVVKSSGSALIEAICDDAYTGQETCRVSALVLLNALATLDRKADAMLAESIAQSNYLSLFLDSIRVLPVELKNAQTNDTPLLLAYYESLLSLLQQLCQTKPGATHVLKAGLFQAVRDSQLFAADPDLGIDIDNADALRKYYDLLDSVLRVIVTAAFSRGFHNEQMVEQTRAFLTENRQSMVGIFKRFAKIGGSGAADHHNSLTSIAKSYTALVAATDFLEVEESVVQQHIGPQLFS, encoded by the exons ATGGATAGCGCAGAATCCCTGGTTGGCCTTCGCGGCCTGTACCAGGACCTCTCTGCTCTCTCTGACTCGTCTCTTGTCAACATAGACCGACTCCGCGTCGAGTTGGAGACTCACATCCATGCATTTAGGTCCCTACTTGACAAGCCCGCAAAGAGCAATGCAAGCCGACAAAGTGTTCTATCTG GGAAAATCACAATCAACGATGTGGAATATTCAGTCAACGAAGGATTCCAACAAGGCGCACTTCAGGTCGCCGACGCACTCGATATCGACGAATTGGTCGCGTCGCTGCTATTTCTCAGGGCCCAGGAAGCTGCTCCATTACTGGATAGGCCTCCTGTGATTGTCGCAATCATACAATTCCACGAACGCCGACACTTCTTGCTAGAATCATTGCGCCTCATCTTCCAAGAATCCTTCGAGGTGGAGCGGGAAGCAACGCAAGAGACGATGCAAGAAATGTTGGCGCATGTTGTCGAGATCAAAGACGGCCAATTACGGAACGCATCACTCTTTACACGCAAATGCCTGAAATCCATGGAGGATATCGAGAGGTGGCTGGCTCTCCTTGGTGAACAAATCCAAAAGGTTTCACTcgttggagaagcagaagatcaGGACATCATGGAAGCTATAGAGCACCAACGCACCACCTTGTTCCAACAACACGAATCGCTGGGTGCAATAATATGCTACCTTTTCAAGGGGCCATACACAAGCTCCGAGGATCTAAGAATACTGCTAAACCACCTCAGGAAGATCGACCGTTTCGATGGCATGCTTATCCACTACGTTCCATCCATAATCTCTTCGTTTGTCCAACACGGCTCTCCCGAGCGATCGGGTAACTATAATGACGCCCGAAGCCTAAACACCACCATTCTCGCCGCTAAAGATGGTCAGAACTGGAGACTCCAAACATTTCACTCGACGGTTATCGCTCTTTGGCTCGCAGTTTACAGTGGATGGGACTATGATGGGCCGTCGTCAGCACCACCAGGTGTTGATCTTGAaaaggaagctgaagaacgTACAAAAACTTTCATGTCGGCCCTAGACGACGGGGGCCTGGACCTCCTAGTCGCCATTTGCTCAGGTGTGAGTGGTGAGGAATGGAACGACCCAGTCCGCAGTGAATTGGTAACAATGCTGTTGAGAGAAAGTGCGTCTTCGATGAGGGAAAGCGGCTGGGCGACGCCTGAAGCGGACCCATGCTCTTCATATTTGAAAGTCTTGTTAATGGAGAACTTTGAGGCCTTTGCGGAATCATGTGTGGCGAATATGCCAGACGCTGTTCGAAAACTGAAAACCGAGGAGGACTCTCAGAGACTGGATCAAATTACCGCGCTGAGGGATGGATTGACTTCAAATCTCCACCGCAGTCTAGTGGAAGCCCGAACACATCTTGAGTCATTTCTGTTAATCATGGCCTTCGCATTCGAAGGCCGTCCGGACGCAGCGCAGGAGTTCTGGGCTGATCCCGATGGAAATCTATACGGCTTTCTGCAGTGGGCCTCCAAGCGACAGACCGTACCCAGGGTTAGCGCCTTTTGCGAACTACTATGTTCAATCTCTGGAGGAGAAGACAATGCCGCGTCTGCGCATAGGTTCCTcttggaagaagataaatTCATGTCCTCAAAATTCAAGCGGTCCACATCCATGAATTGGTCGCAAATGTTCGCAGAACTTCAAATATACGCAACACGAGTCACAGAGAAGCCCACAACGACCCAAACCATTCAACGCGCCAGGAAATTCGAGCCGGCTGATACGAGTGAACCGGAAAGTCCTGTCATGCTCTCATGTTACCTCCGTCTCCTCGGACATCTTTCCAGACAAAGCACCACCGTCCGGGAATGGATGCTACATCACCCATCGTTCAACATTGTTAGCACACTTTTGACCCTCTGCAGTGGGCCATTACCCTCTCACTTACGAGCAACGGTGTTCCAAGCGCTTGCGGGTCTGATGACTGACAGGAGCGCTCTTAGCGGAAATGAAATGTGGCTCTCAATTGATCAATGGATCTCTAGCGGAGCTATGAGTGCCTCCGCTCACAACAAAGTTCCTCTAGTTTCAAATCCGCTTGTCTGGCATGAGCAGCAAGCATTCGAGAAGATTGGCGAAAGTTTCGACCAGGCCAATGCGTTTATCGTTCTTATACTTTCTCTTGTTGCCCCGGCTAACGATTCAGCTGCCTATCACCTCTGGTTGCCCTTCCCCGAATCGCTTGGCTCGTCCTACCGTATGCCGGGTATTGAACCGTACATTGACTTCATCTTGGGTCAAGCACTCTCAAGGAAGGTTCCAGATCTCAACGAGCGCCAATCTCGACTACTCACTCACAACTCTCTGGATTTCGTCTTGACGTGCCTGAAATCCTTCAACGAGCCCCTTGTTACTGCGCTTAGCGGGGCTTCGGCTACACCGGAGCCCAGCCTTAAAACTTCGACACTACTCACATATGTTCGCCTTCATCCGTTCGCGCGCATAGCCGAATGGTTGTATAATGAAGATGTGATAAAGGCCATCTTTGCAACAGCGGACCAAACGGTTGCCGAAATTTCGAAAGCTCCATCGGACTCTATTTTGGTATCATCCTTGGTTAAGAGCATTGAAGTCATGTATATGATCATGGATCTCCAGTCAACATATTTCAACATCGTCCGACCTTTCATAAAATCACAACCTGGAAGCAGACTTAACGTTGCAAACTCTTCCCTCTCCGCGTTCGAGGACTGCGTCTTGAACAATTTACAGATCATCCCTAATTTGTGTCTATATTGCAGCACGGGTCACCAACAGCTTACCGTCACTTCGATGGCTTTATTGGAGAAGCTATCGAGCTCCGAGCGACTGAACAAGCTCTCTTCTCCGGAACTGTCCAGGTGGCGGTCATCGAACAAGATCGTTGAGGTGTTGAGTACAGAAGTTGATGCGGACGCTGTCTCTCGTCCTTTCGTGCTTCAAATGCAACCCGACCCGAGGGAGCTTGATTCTGGTCCGCTAGCTTCAGGCTACATTATACGTCAAAGCCTATTACAACTCCTCAATAGTTGTTTGGACATGATCTCGGATCGGCCTACAGTTGCTCACATGCTGCTTGGTTTCGGCTGTGTGGGCAACCTGCTCGATGTTTCTCCCGACGGTTTGTTTGACAACGGAACGTCCTTACTGCACGCCATTCTAGCTTACGTGCAAAGTTACCCAGGTGAGTTGGACGGTAACATTGTGCCATGGATGTTACACTCGAAACGTACAGCTTTTGAAGTATTGAAGCATCTATGGTCGTCGAAAATTTCTTCGTATTATACGTTAGCGGAGATGCGTGCCAGTGGCTTCCTTGTCAGCTTGTTTGCGAGCCAGCCTCTAGTTGGGCCAACCACGGAATGGGACGGCTTGCCACTTGCGGCCGAGGATTTCTGGGTGTGCGAATCGACAGTCGCGCTTGCGGAATTCTTGTTGTTTAGAAGTTGTCTATTCGACTATGCTGCAACGGAGATTCGCTCTGCGGCAAAACTTGGCTCGCCCACGTTACTAGAGAATATCCTGTCTACGCTGTTCGGAAGCTCCATTTTAGACAATGGAGAAGTCCTCCCAAACCCGACCGTGTTCGACCTTTTCGATTTCGCGGACCTTGATATTCAGTTCCATGCGCTGACACCAGACGTGGAGTTTCTCGCGGGGCTTAACATTGACGTGTGCGCAAAGCCGCAAGCAGACGGCTCTTTTGCATTATACGACATTCCCCAAGTGGAAGCACTTGTACAAGCCAGAAAGGAAGACCGATTAGCCGACAATGAGCTGCGTCCGCAGGATGTTGAATTGTTCGATGCTGAAGGGGAAAGCTTAACTTTGTTCCTGCAAGCAACAAACCAATCCCGAATAATCAACTTCAACCGGCGCATGGCACTCCGCTCCTGGGCTGAGTTACTCACCACCATACTCACTTGCTGCGAGTTTGAGGGTGGACGAAAATTAACGTTCATCCTACATTCCATTCAACTAACACTACCGAAGCTTGAGGGTGCTATTGAGGAGAATCTCCCTGAAGGTCTTGAGCTGGCCCGATTAGCAGAGACGTTGGTTGAACATTTGGAGCCAACGCCAACCAAATCGACACCTCCGAGGCGTAATGGGGAtattgttgatgagaagctCCACCAACTATTCCAAATCTGTACTCGAGGTATCGTTCTGTCCACTGGGAGTGTCCATCTAAAGGAGACTTTCTACAACATCTGCGCACTCTACATTGCCCGTATCGCCTCCCCCAGTACTGGAAATGACAGCATGAGACAACACTGCCAGCAAGTAGTCAAATCGTCGGGTAGCGCTCTCATCGAGGCTATTTGCGACGATGCCTACACCGGCCAGGAAACGTGCCGAGTTTCGGCCCTTGTACTACTCAATGCTCTGGCCACGCTGGACAGAAAGGCGGATGCCATGTTAGCCGAATCAATAGCCCAGTCGAATTACCTGAGTTTATTCCTCGACAGCATTCGAGTGTTGCCGGTCGAGCTTAAGAATGCGCAAACCAATG ACACGCCTCTACTCCTAGCATATTACGAATCCCTACTATCCTTGCTGCAACAGCTCTGCCAAACAAAACCTGGGGCAACTCATGTACTAAAGGCTGGCTTATTCCAGGCTGTGCGCGATTCACAGTTATTCGCTGCGGATCCTGATCTTGGTATCG ACATCGATAACGCCGATGCTCTTCGGAAATACTACGACCTTCTCGACTCGGTGCTCCGAGTCATTGTCACGGCAGCATTTTCCCGGGGATTCCACAACGAACAAATGGTCGAGCAGACCCGGGCATTCCTCACGGAGAACAGGCAGAGCATGGTGGGCATATTCAAGCGGTTTGCTAAGATTGGCGGATCTGGTGCTGCCGACCACCACAACTCTCTTACCAGCATTGCGAAGTCATACACGGCCCTTGTTGCTGCTACAGACTTTTTAGAG GTTGAAGAAAGCGTAGTCCAACAACATATCGGGCCGCAGCTATTTTCATAA